The Pyrobaculum sp. 3827-6 genome has a segment encoding these proteins:
- a CDS encoding sulfite exporter TauE/SafE family protein, giving the protein MLDALLLFLVLALTSMAAGFMGSLTGLGGATFLVPIYVLFIGIPIQYAAGASLISTIATSSGAGSAYLRDRVTNVRIGMSLEMATTSGSIVGSLTAAWVYAHNLQHVIYVIFGIVLLGSIYTQITRSKLELPKPKPPDRWTKWLQLYGRYYDPVLGREVQYHGVRWWLGELIMFAAGVISGLLGIGSGALKVLAMDWAMNLPMKVSTTTSNFMIGVTAATGSSIYWFFGYIQPYFAAATAIGVLAGSFLGSKVLLKLRNVTIRYIFMAILAILGIQMLLRGLGLYP; this is encoded by the coding sequence GTGCTCGACGCCTTGCTACTCTTCCTCGTGCTGGCTCTGACCAGCATGGCGGCTGGCTTCATGGGCTCGTTGACGGGCCTAGGCGGCGCCACGTTCCTCGTGCCTATCTACGTGCTTTTTATAGGGATACCGATACAATACGCGGCTGGAGCCAGCTTGATCTCGACGATCGCCACGTCGAGCGGGGCCGGATCCGCCTACCTCCGCGATAGGGTGACCAACGTGAGGATAGGCATGTCGCTGGAGATGGCGACCACCAGCGGCTCCATAGTGGGCTCTCTGACCGCCGCCTGGGTCTACGCCCACAACCTCCAACACGTTATCTACGTGATATTCGGCATAGTCCTCCTCGGCTCTATCTACACCCAGATAACCCGCTCCAAGCTCGAGCTTCCGAAGCCCAAGCCGCCCGACAGGTGGACCAAGTGGCTACAGCTATACGGCCGCTACTACGATCCGGTGCTGGGCAGGGAGGTACAATATCACGGGGTGAGGTGGTGGCTCGGCGAGCTGATAATGTTCGCCGCCGGCGTCATATCGGGGTTGCTGGGCATCGGTAGCGGGGCTCTCAAGGTGCTGGCCATGGACTGGGCCATGAACCTCCCCATGAAGGTCTCGACTACCACGAGCAACTTCATGATCGGCGTCACGGCGGCCACCGGTAGCTCCATCTACTGGTTCTTCGGCTACATCCAGCCATACTTCGCCGCCGCGACGGCCATAGGCGTCCTCGCCGGGTCTTTCCTAGGGAGCAAGGTGCTTCTGAAGCTCAGGAACGTGACCATACGCTATATCTTCATGGCGATACTGGCCATATTGGGCATCCAGATGTTGTTAAGAGGGCTGGGCCTCTATCCGTGA
- a CDS encoding DUF1634 domain-containing protein, whose protein sequence is MDLEDVIGYTLRIGVIISIVLIATGVVLLVVKPPAPHILQQLSNPRSLINTSSISPTQVLSGSAALNGLDVILLGLIVLIATPVLRVVMGLIQFAKERNYIYVAITTIVLFNLLFAIFIIPILLK, encoded by the coding sequence ATGGATCTCGAAGACGTGATTGGGTATACCTTGAGGATCGGCGTGATAATCAGCATAGTCCTGATAGCAACTGGCGTCGTCCTGCTGGTCGTGAAGCCACCTGCGCCGCACATACTGCAACAGCTGTCCAACCCGCGCTCTCTCATCAACACCTCGTCGATAAGCCCAACGCAAGTCCTCTCGGGGAGCGCCGCGCTCAACGGCCTCGACGTGATACTGCTGGGCTTAATCGTGTTGATTGCGACGCCCGTCTTGAGAGTCGTCATGGGCCTTATACAGTTTGCGAAGGAGCGGAACTATATCTACGTAGCGATAACCACTATCGTCTTGTTTAATTTATTATTCGCTATATTTATAATCCCCATCCTCCTTAAATGA
- a CDS encoding DUF1634 domain-containing protein: MVGAPQLIKGAEELNGLDIILLGLVVLIATPVAMVFTNLFYFIHQRNYLYIAITLVILTNLTIAIVVLPSLIK, from the coding sequence GTGGTAGGCGCCCCACAGCTGATTAAAGGCGCAGAGGAGCTCAACGGCCTCGACATCATACTCCTCGGCCTGGTAGTCCTAATAGCAACCCCCGTGGCCATGGTATTCACAAACCTATTCTACTTCATACACCAGCGCAACTACCTATACATAGCCATCACCCTAGTGATCCTAACTAACCTCACCATTGCCATCGTTGTACTGCCAAGCCTCATCAAGTAA